One genomic segment of Myxococcales bacterium includes these proteins:
- a CDS encoding penicillin-binding protein activator LpoB: MKLISLQVALFGAALALAGCSKEYVRGSNDPSIDNPAMSTGLDKEDIQRMLSESLGKLRNAPLMELWRGNRGKDIVAIFPYQNATSEHIDSQLGAALSETETWLVESGVVTVISRERQKEMIAEVEGHQNPVFNPANVTKYGRQLGAKYFITGKVQAAAERTDDARRVQYFLFMQVIEVETSAIRFQHKAYITKMVR, translated from the coding sequence ATGAAGCTCATATCCCTCCAAGTGGCCCTCTTTGGCGCAGCGCTCGCGCTCGCTGGCTGTTCGAAGGAGTACGTCCGCGGCTCCAACGATCCGAGCATCGACAACCCCGCCATGAGCACGGGCCTCGACAAGGAAGACATCCAGAGGATGCTCTCCGAGTCTCTCGGCAAGCTGCGAAACGCGCCGCTGATGGAGCTCTGGCGCGGCAACCGCGGCAAAGACATCGTCGCCATCTTCCCCTACCAAAACGCCACCAGTGAGCACATCGACTCGCAGCTCGGCGCGGCCCTCAGCGAGACCGAGACGTGGCTCGTCGAGTCGGGCGTCGTGACGGTCATCAGCCGCGAGCGCCAGAAGGAGATGATCGCCGAGGTTGAGGGCCATCAGAACCCTGTCTTCAATCCCGCCAACGTGACGAAATACGGCCGCCAGCTCGGCGCGAAGTATTTCATCACCGGCAAGGTGCAAGCCGCTGCCGAGCGCACCGACGACGCCCGCCGCGTTCAGTACTTCTTGTTCATGCAGGTCATTGAGGTCGAGACCAGCGCCATTCGCTTCCAGCACAAGGCGTACATCACGAAGATGGTTCGTTAG
- a CDS encoding RHS repeat protein: MGLAKWIALGVLSFWAAPAQAADMPPPLTCTGGKIPKGVVSATGGFFDPTRPLCSVGDAITSVAGAVTQCAVPGQPATVYPNVIWDLPSAVDCYYRGESQSYPPGRHVHQYQCTQKSHNKNSPTGPAGFPYMGWDLLLECVTCTGDADCNDGKACNGGERCVSGVCKSASVPPPATCGNCPAGELWNGSACIPAASCTGQAQFGQCLGGSLANKCEDCDPAKGALWIGDPIHPGAGVSRQAEPIFSSSTLELTLVYNSLPTGAYLPPRSYPFGTLWSHRYGAQLLTALDPFTVAAVRPSGQIYSFSAPSSGTRYGADRDVSETLDKIVDAGNVITGYRITIPAEQVVELYDAAGTLLSVTDRTGRVTTLTYSTAATPVAVAPKAGLLLQVTDDFGRSMGFVYDASSRVSTVTDPAGANYTFKYDEASSTGAANNLTSVTFPGGAKRTYFYNEAAHVASAQSNALTGIKDENGTRFVTWKFDAQGRATGSLVGGPTGLENTTAVFGANAVTVTDPAGAVRTYATTLVNGGR, from the coding sequence GTGGGGCTCGCAAAGTGGATCGCGCTCGGCGTGCTCTCGTTCTGGGCCGCGCCGGCGCAAGCCGCCGACATGCCGCCTCCGCTCACGTGCACCGGGGGGAAGATCCCGAAGGGCGTTGTCTCAGCCACGGGCGGTTTCTTCGATCCGACGCGGCCCCTTTGCAGCGTCGGTGACGCCATCACGAGCGTCGCAGGTGCGGTGACTCAGTGCGCCGTTCCCGGGCAGCCAGCTACGGTCTATCCGAACGTCATCTGGGATCTGCCGAGCGCCGTCGATTGTTACTACCGCGGCGAGAGCCAGAGCTATCCCCCAGGGCGGCACGTCCATCAGTACCAGTGCACCCAGAAGAGTCACAACAAGAACTCCCCCACGGGGCCCGCCGGCTTCCCGTACATGGGGTGGGACCTCTTGCTCGAGTGCGTCACCTGCACCGGAGATGCAGACTGCAACGACGGCAAAGCATGCAACGGGGGTGAGCGCTGCGTCTCGGGTGTCTGCAAGTCCGCGAGCGTTCCGCCGCCGGCCACCTGCGGCAACTGCCCCGCGGGCGAACTATGGAACGGGAGCGCGTGCATTCCCGCTGCGAGCTGCACGGGCCAGGCGCAGTTCGGCCAATGCCTCGGCGGTTCGCTCGCCAACAAGTGCGAGGACTGCGATCCGGCCAAGGGCGCCCTCTGGATCGGTGATCCCATTCATCCGGGCGCTGGCGTCAGTCGCCAGGCCGAGCCCATCTTCAGCTCGTCGACGCTCGAGCTCACGCTCGTCTACAACTCGCTGCCCACGGGCGCGTACCTCCCGCCGCGGTCGTACCCCTTCGGAACGCTGTGGTCGCATCGCTACGGCGCGCAGCTCTTGACGGCGCTCGACCCCTTCACGGTGGCGGCCGTGCGGCCGAGCGGGCAGATCTACTCGTTCTCGGCGCCGTCGAGCGGTACGCGCTACGGGGCCGACCGCGACGTCTCCGAAACGCTCGACAAGATCGTCGACGCCGGCAACGTCATCACGGGCTACCGCATCACGATCCCTGCCGAACAAGTCGTGGAGCTCTACGACGCGGCTGGCACGCTCCTCAGCGTCACCGATCGCACGGGGCGTGTCACGACGCTCACGTACAGCACCGCCGCGACGCCCGTCGCGGTGGCGCCGAAGGCCGGACTGCTCCTTCAAGTGACCGACGACTTCGGTCGTTCCATGGGCTTCGTCTACGACGCATCGAGTCGCGTCTCTACGGTGACCGACCCGGCGGGCGCGAACTACACGTTCAAGTACGACGAGGCGAGCTCCACCGGCGCGGCCAACAACCTCACGAGCGTGACCTTCCCCGGCGGCGCAAAGCGGACGTACTTCTACAACGAGGCGGCTCACGTCGCGAGCGCGCAGTCAAACGCGCTCACCGGCATCAAGGACGAAAACGGCACGCGCTTCGTGACCTGGAAGTTCGACGCACAAGGTCGCGCCACGGGCTCGCTCGTCGGTGGGCCTACGGGCCTCGAGAACACCACGGCCGTCTTCGGCGCGAACGCGGTGACCGTCACCGATCCGGCCGGCGCCGTCCGCACGTACGCGACGACGCTCGTCAACGGGGGTCGGTAA
- a CDS encoding RHS repeat protein, translating to MNGYLTSVADWNGNVTTFERTDARKNLETSRTEAFGTPLARTITTTWHPTRDVPTLVSEPGRTTTFTYDASGNMLTLSLKDTASNNARTWSFSYDAHGRVVTLDGPRTDVTDTVAYAYYADGATCAGASSLGCRGQLAAQSDALGHLTQYLEYDAYGNPLKLVDPNGTTMTLAYDARQRLTSRSVGGLVTSYTYDAAGLVTRITMPDASFVDLAYDAAHRLTDLADNLGNRVKYTLDGLGNRTAETIRDPSNNVTQSRTWVFSNLGRLTKSLGALGQTTTYAYDTQGNLTSVTDPLSRTTTRAYDALNRLIKATDAAGGVTDFGYDARDRLVSVTDPRSLVTQYAVDALGDVLKVTSPDTGVANATFDAAGNVVSRTDAKGQATTYEYDALNRVVAVHYADGTQASYDYDSGANGIGRLTAVTDASGARAYLYDALGRLVQESQAITAGGNNVSLTLGYQYDAVGHLTKMTYPNGQAVKYAYDALGRVGKVSLDAAGPNPTTTTLMDLIAYKPFGPVTSYKTQGGVVIARAVDLDGRIASYMAAGKTWTVAYDAASRITSIADAANATDARTYAYDALDRLVAAVTPAGAESYEYDAVGNRTKRGAQTLSYGAGNQRLLATSAPDARSYAYDENGSPTTDGIRSFAYDARGRLTKMTSGSVVANYLVGSNGLRVAKTVTR from the coding sequence GTGAACGGGTACCTCACCTCGGTCGCTGATTGGAACGGCAACGTGACGACCTTCGAGCGGACCGACGCGCGCAAGAACCTCGAGACGTCGCGCACGGAAGCCTTCGGGACCCCTCTTGCGCGGACCATCACGACGACCTGGCACCCCACGCGGGACGTCCCCACGCTCGTCAGCGAGCCGGGCCGAACGACGACGTTCACGTACGACGCGAGCGGCAACATGCTCACGCTTTCGCTCAAAGACACAGCGTCGAACAACGCGCGCACTTGGTCGTTCTCCTACGACGCCCACGGCCGCGTCGTCACGCTCGACGGTCCGCGGACCGACGTGACGGACACGGTGGCCTACGCGTATTACGCCGACGGCGCCACGTGCGCCGGCGCAAGTTCCCTCGGTTGCCGCGGCCAGCTCGCCGCCCAGAGCGATGCCCTCGGGCACCTCACGCAGTACCTGGAATACGACGCGTACGGCAACCCGCTCAAGCTCGTCGACCCCAACGGCACGACGATGACGCTTGCGTACGACGCGAGGCAGCGGCTCACGTCGCGCAGCGTGGGTGGTCTCGTCACGAGCTACACGTACGATGCCGCCGGGCTCGTCACGCGCATCACGATGCCCGATGCGTCGTTCGTCGATCTGGCTTACGACGCGGCGCATCGCCTCACCGACTTGGCCGATAACCTCGGCAATCGCGTGAAATACACGCTCGATGGCCTCGGCAATCGCACCGCCGAGACGATTCGCGATCCCTCCAACAACGTGACCCAGTCGCGCACTTGGGTCTTCTCGAACCTCGGGCGCTTGACCAAGTCGCTCGGCGCCCTCGGGCAAACCACGACGTACGCCTACGACACGCAGGGCAACCTCACGAGCGTGACCGACCCGCTCAGCCGCACGACCACGCGCGCGTACGATGCGCTCAATCGCCTCATCAAGGCGACGGACGCTGCGGGCGGCGTCACGGACTTCGGCTACGACGCGCGCGATCGCCTCGTGAGCGTCACCGATCCGCGCTCGCTGGTGACGCAATACGCCGTGGACGCGCTCGGTGACGTGCTGAAGGTCACGAGCCCCGACACGGGCGTGGCGAACGCCACGTTCGACGCGGCGGGCAACGTCGTCTCGCGGACCGACGCGAAGGGGCAGGCGACGACGTACGAGTATGACGCGCTCAATCGCGTTGTCGCGGTTCACTACGCCGATGGGACGCAAGCGTCGTACGACTACGACTCAGGCGCGAACGGTATCGGTCGATTGACCGCCGTCACGGACGCGAGCGGCGCCCGCGCCTACCTCTACGACGCGCTCGGGCGCCTCGTGCAGGAGTCCCAGGCGATCACCGCCGGCGGCAACAACGTGTCGCTCACGCTCGGGTACCAATACGACGCCGTGGGGCACCTCACGAAGATGACGTACCCCAACGGGCAGGCAGTGAAATATGCGTACGACGCCCTCGGTCGCGTCGGCAAGGTGTCGCTCGACGCTGCCGGACCCAACCCGACGACGACGACGCTGATGGACCTCATCGCGTATAAGCCCTTCGGGCCCGTTACGAGCTACAAGACTCAGGGCGGCGTCGTTATCGCTCGCGCCGTCGATCTCGACGGTCGCATCGCGAGCTACATGGCGGCGGGAAAGACGTGGACCGTCGCTTACGACGCCGCGTCGCGCATCACGAGCATCGCCGACGCCGCCAACGCGACCGACGCGCGAACGTATGCGTACGACGCGCTCGATCGACTCGTGGCCGCGGTGACGCCGGCCGGCGCAGAGAGCTACGAATACGACGCGGTGGGCAACCGCACGAAGCGAGGTGCGCAGACGCTGTCGTACGGCGCGGGGAACCAACGGCTGCTCGCGACGTCGGCGCCCGACGCGCGCAGCTACGCCTACGACGAGAACGGAAGCCCCACGACCGATGGGATTCGGAGCTTCGCGTACGACGCTCGCGGGCGCCTCACGAAGATGACCAGCGGGTCGGTCGTCGCAAACTACCTCGTTGGTTCGAATGGCCTCCGCGTGGCGAAGACGGTGACGCGATGA